In the genome of Candidatus Poribacteria bacterium, one region contains:
- the rpsD gene encoding 30S ribosomal protein S4 has product MSKYLGSVCKLCRREGEKLFLKGQRCDSPKCSFERRSYPPGQHGQKLPKVKDYGRQLRTKQKSKRIYSILEKPFKNYYTKAAHQKGVVRENLLTLLERRLDNVIYRLGFANSRLQARQLVTHNHFLVNGKKVNVPSYLIQPGDVIQTREKSRNVAVIQEALERSQHRGTPDWLELDIDKQEGIVRMLPNVEQLTTDLQTQLIVELYSK; this is encoded by the coding sequence ATGAGCAAATATTTAGGTTCTGTATGTAAGTTATGTCGAAGAGAAGGTGAGAAACTTTTTTTGAAGGGACAACGCTGCGATTCCCCGAAGTGTTCATTTGAGCGTCGTAGTTATCCGCCCGGTCAACATGGTCAGAAACTGCCTAAAGTCAAAGATTACGGGCGCCAATTACGGACCAAGCAGAAATCGAAGCGCATCTATAGTATTTTAGAAAAGCCGTTTAAAAACTACTATACAAAAGCCGCACATCAGAAAGGTGTCGTAAGAGAGAATTTGCTAACATTATTGGAGCGTCGGTTGGACAACGTGATTTACCGTCTCGGTTTCGCCAACTCACGCTTGCAGGCTCGACAACTTGTTACACATAACCATTTCCTTGTGAACGGAAAAAAAGTCAATGTTCCCTCTTACCTAATACAACCTGGCGATGTTATTCAAACACGCGAGAAAAGTCGTAACGTGGCAGTTATTCAAGAAGCATTAGAACGTTCTCAACACCGGGGTACGCCAGATTGGCTTGAGTTGGATATCGACAAACAAGAGGGAATTGTTAGGATGTTGCCAAACGTCGAGCAGCTTACCACAGACCTCCAAACACAGCTAATCGTTGAACTTTACTCCAAATAA
- the secY gene encoding preprotein translocase subunit SecY has protein sequence MIKAFQNAFKIPELRQRIIFTALLLIVYRLGAHITLPGIDDIELEKFFDSLRGRTGGSVLDFVDLFSGGAFKQMTIFALGIQPYISASIVMQLLTVVIPFLEKLSKEPDGRKKITQYTRYATVILSAIQGIMISLMLQRPGAVIRSENIEIVTNPGIWWTLLTMITLMAGTSFVMWLGEQITERGIGQGISLIITIGILSGMPGGIQTIFNQLLNRQIDLPKLVIFLALGVVAIMGTVYITFCIRKIPVQYARRVVGRKVMGGQATHIPLRVNAAGMIPIIFAVTLMQFPSTVLGLMQSQFPSWAWIGGLLAAFSATSPLYWAIYALLIIGFTYFYTAVQINPVQMADDLRKYGGFIPGIRPGKRTADYINDTLTRITLPGAVFLAAIAVFPLLLQGWLGTGALISGASILIVVGVVLDTVSQIESYLTMRHYEGFLKDRRVRGRRTR, from the coding sequence GTGATTAAGGCATTCCAAAACGCTTTCAAAATTCCAGAATTGCGACAACGGATTATCTTTACAGCACTACTGCTAATTGTTTATCGCTTGGGCGCACACATCACACTTCCCGGCATTGACGATATCGAATTAGAAAAGTTTTTTGATAGTTTGAGAGGTCGCACCGGTGGAAGCGTCTTGGATTTCGTTGATCTATTTTCCGGTGGTGCATTCAAGCAGATGACAATCTTTGCGCTCGGTATCCAACCGTATATCAGTGCGTCGATCGTCATGCAGCTCCTTACCGTCGTTATCCCTTTCCTTGAGAAACTTTCCAAAGAACCAGACGGACGGAAAAAGATTACCCAGTATACACGCTATGCCACTGTTATTCTTAGTGCCATCCAAGGCATTATGATTAGCCTGATGCTGCAAAGACCTGGAGCCGTTATTAGAAGCGAAAACATTGAAATCGTGACGAATCCGGGTATCTGGTGGACTTTGCTAACCATGATTACTTTGATGGCTGGCACATCTTTCGTTATGTGGCTTGGCGAACAAATTACAGAACGGGGAATTGGGCAAGGCATTTCTCTGATTATTACAATCGGCATTCTTTCGGGCATGCCGGGTGGAATCCAAACAATATTCAACCAACTCCTTAATCGTCAAATTGACCTTCCGAAACTGGTCATCTTCCTCGCCTTGGGAGTTGTGGCGATTATGGGAACCGTGTATATCACCTTCTGTATCCGCAAAATTCCTGTCCAATATGCACGGCGAGTTGTCGGACGTAAGGTGATGGGAGGGCAAGCGACCCATATCCCGCTGCGTGTCAATGCAGCCGGCATGATTCCAATTATTTTCGCCGTTACCCTGATGCAATTCCCCTCAACGGTGCTGGGCCTTATGCAAAGTCAATTTCCCTCATGGGCATGGATTGGTGGACTGTTGGCAGCTTTCAGTGCAACTAGCCCCTTATATTGGGCGATTTACGCCCTACTAATTATCGGTTTCACATACTTCTACACAGCCGTTCAGATTAATCCCGTGCAAATGGCGGATGACTTGCGGAAGTATGGTGGATTTATTCCGGGCATTCGTCCGGGGAAGAGGACCGCAGACTATATTAACGATACCTTAACCAGGATTACTTTACCCGGTGCGGTATTTCTCGCCGCAATTGCGGTTTTCCCTTTACTTCTGCAAGGCTGGCTAGGCACTGGGGCGTTAATCAGTGGTGCCTCAATCTTAATCGTCGTGGGAGTTGTATTAGATACAGTGTCGCAAATTGAATCCTATTTGACGATGAGACACTACGAAGGGTTCTTGAAGGACAGACGGGTGAGAGGACGTCGCACAAGATAG
- the rpmJ gene encoding 50S ribosomal protein L36 — MKVRSSVKKMCNQCKIIKRKGVIRVICSADPKHKQRQG; from the coding sequence ATGAAAGTCCGTTCCTCAGTAAAGAAGATGTGCAATCAGTGTAAAATTATCAAAAGAAAAGGTGTTATCCGCGTTATCTGCTCTGCGGATCCAAAGCATAAGCAAAGACAAGGTTAA
- the rpsE gene encoding 30S ribosomal protein S5: MRERINPDEFEFEERPIDINRVMRVRKGGRTPSFNALSVVGDQSGVVGLGFGSANEIPSAIGKSIADAKKNLIRVPLSGNTIPHEIIGKYGGAKVLLKPASPGTGIIAGPGTRVILEFAGVQDVLTKRLGSRNVKNTAEATMEALKGLQDINDVARLRGKTVEELRD; this comes from the coding sequence TTGAGGGAAAGAATAAATCCTGATGAATTTGAATTTGAAGAACGCCCAATAGATATCAACCGTGTGATGCGTGTTCGCAAAGGCGGAAGAACTCCGAGTTTTAATGCGCTTTCTGTCGTGGGAGATCAATCGGGCGTGGTTGGACTTGGATTTGGGAGTGCAAATGAAATTCCATCGGCCATAGGTAAAAGTATTGCTGATGCGAAAAAGAATCTGATTCGTGTGCCTCTATCAGGAAACACCATCCCCCATGAAATCATTGGGAAATATGGCGGTGCAAAGGTTCTGCTCAAGCCAGCCAGTCCCGGTACTGGGATTATCGCTGGACCCGGAACAAGAGTTATTTTGGAGTTTGCCGGGGTCCAAGATGTCCTGACCAAACGACTCGGTTCTCGAAACGTAAAAAACACAGCAGAAGCCACCATGGAAGCCCTAAAAGGTCTACAGGACATCAACGATGTGGCTCGCCTTCGTGGAAAAACGGTTGAGGAATTGCGCGACTAA
- the rplO gene encoding 50S ribosomal protein L15: MKLNELKPAEKSTRHRKRVGRGESSGWGKTCGRGHKGQKSRAGVSIPAWFEGGQMPLVRRLPKRGPRRIAHKRIEYEIVNIQTLNHFDNGTTITPEILREAGITKKKHGKIKVLGEGNLEKQLTVQGHQFSKSAIEKIESSGGTIEVI, encoded by the coding sequence ATGAAACTAAACGAACTCAAACCTGCAGAAAAATCGACGCGTCATCGGAAGCGAGTTGGACGTGGCGAAAGTTCAGGCTGGGGTAAAACCTGTGGTCGTGGTCATAAAGGGCAGAAATCCCGTGCTGGTGTCTCCATTCCCGCATGGTTTGAAGGCGGACAGATGCCGTTAGTGAGACGTTTGCCTAAGCGGGGGCCCAGAAGAATTGCACATAAGCGGATTGAGTATGAGATCGTAAACATCCAGACACTCAACCATTTTGATAACGGGACAACGATCACCCCTGAGATTTTGCGGGAAGCTGGAATTACAAAAAAGAAACACGGGAAGATCAAAGTTCTTGGAGAAGGTAATCTCGAAAAGCAATTAACGGTACAGGGACACCAATTCTCAAAGTCTGCTATTGAAAAGATAGAATCAAGCGGTGGTACCATTGAGGTGATTTAA
- the rpsK gene encoding 30S ribosomal protein S11 gives MRESGSASRPRRRERKSVSEGIAHIQATFNNTIITITDLNGNAIAWASAGSSFRGSRKSTPFAAQQTAETCARKAMEHGMKRVEVRVKGPGSGRESAIRSLSAAGLEITAMKDVTPIPHNGCRPPKRRRV, from the coding sequence TTGCGAGAATCAGGTTCCGCTAGCCGTCCAAGGAGGCGAGAACGAAAGAGCGTTTCCGAAGGAATTGCGCATATCCAAGCAACCTTTAATAATACGATTATAACGATTACCGACCTCAACGGGAATGCGATTGCGTGGGCAAGTGCAGGTAGCAGCTTTCGGGGTTCTCGGAAATCGACACCATTTGCTGCCCAACAAACAGCGGAAACGTGCGCTAGGAAGGCAATGGAACATGGCATGAAACGGGTTGAGGTAAGGGTCAAGGGACCGGGGTCCGGTAGAGAGTCCGCAATTCGATCCCTTTCAGCAGCTGGGCTAGAAATTACCGCGATGAAAGATGTAACCCCAATTCCTCATAACGGTTGTCGACCACCTAAACGGCGGCGCGTCTAA
- a CDS encoding DNA-directed RNA polymerase subunit alpha produces MTGREITKPKHLVTDLDNLRPDYGKFIAEPLERGFGTTIGNSLRRVLLSSIQGAAVIAVAIDGVKHEFSTLDGLKEDVTQVLLNLKEIRFRVDTDEVITLVLSAEGSGNITAADIQPNGQVEIINPDQHIATLDQCDGLNMEIQVCRSRGYEFGEEHLNYNQQIGVIPVDSKFSPVTKVNFVVEETRVGHMTNYDRLILEVWTDASITAKEAVNQASDILLDQLRLFSDFDETYVEPVEEVDEEELQREKWLSKPVAELELSVRSANCLEAAKITTIRDLVVKTEQEMLKFRNFGRKSLNEIKDILSEMGLSLGMTLGNDE; encoded by the coding sequence ATGACAGGGAGGGAAATCACCAAGCCAAAACACCTCGTTACGGACCTTGATAACCTGCGGCCTGATTATGGTAAATTTATCGCTGAACCGCTTGAGCGAGGATTTGGAACGACTATTGGTAACTCGCTTCGACGCGTCCTGCTTTCTTCGATTCAAGGTGCTGCTGTTATTGCCGTTGCTATTGATGGAGTGAAGCATGAGTTCTCGACGCTTGATGGGCTGAAAGAGGATGTTACTCAGGTCCTCCTTAACCTTAAAGAAATTCGATTCCGAGTTGACACGGATGAGGTTATCACCTTGGTTTTATCCGCAGAAGGCTCCGGTAACATTACAGCAGCGGATATTCAACCAAACGGACAGGTTGAAATCATCAACCCAGACCAACATATTGCAACACTCGACCAGTGCGATGGCTTGAATATGGAAATCCAAGTTTGTCGAAGTAGAGGATATGAGTTCGGTGAAGAGCATCTGAACTATAACCAACAGATTGGAGTTATTCCGGTCGATTCCAAATTTTCACCTGTCACAAAAGTCAATTTCGTGGTTGAAGAAACACGGGTTGGACACATGACCAACTATGACCGGCTTATTCTAGAAGTGTGGACAGATGCAAGTATCACTGCGAAAGAAGCGGTTAATCAAGCCTCGGACATTTTGCTAGATCAACTTAGGCTCTTTAGCGATTTCGATGAAACCTACGTGGAACCGGTCGAGGAAGTCGACGAGGAAGAACTGCAGCGTGAGAAATGGCTATCGAAGCCTGTTGCGGAACTCGAACTTTCGGTACGATCCGCCAATTGTCTAGAAGCTGCGAAGATCACAACCATCCGAGACCTCGTGGTTAAGACTGAACAAGAGATGTTGAAATTTCGTAATTTCGGCAGAAAATCCCTGAACGAGATTAAGGACATCCTTTCGGAGATGGGCCTTTCTTTAGGGATGACCCTTGGCAATGATGAGTAA
- a CDS encoding phytanoyl-CoA dioxygenase family protein, producing MSLTEGQIKAYETEGFVPKVQISNETEASQHRKLFDKLEARIGRAECQIGLVDRHFEEEFIWEIATHPKILDCIEALIGHDVMMISTHFFCKYGPDQKKFVAWHQDVTYWGLEPPEAITAWYAIDDSDCENGCMRVIPGTHRPGIRDHGKSGQEGNLLSIDQEVPVSEAEEQNAVDLVLKAGEISIHHGTLIHGSLPNQSTRRRCGLTIRYIPPRVKQVERNSLGLSWATILLRGENREKNFPELPKPFPIK from the coding sequence ATGTCCCTCACCGAAGGACAAATCAAGGCTTATGAAACAGAAGGCTTCGTTCCGAAAGTTCAAATTTCCAACGAAACCGAAGCCAGCCAACATCGGAAACTGTTCGACAAATTAGAAGCCAGAATCGGACGTGCGGAATGTCAGATCGGATTAGTCGACCGGCATTTTGAGGAAGAATTTATCTGGGAGATTGCAACCCACCCGAAGATTCTCGACTGTATCGAAGCCCTGATAGGACACGATGTTATGATGATATCAACGCACTTCTTTTGCAAATATGGTCCTGATCAAAAAAAGTTTGTGGCATGGCATCAGGATGTAACCTATTGGGGACTTGAGCCGCCCGAAGCGATTACCGCGTGGTATGCGATTGACGACAGCGACTGCGAGAACGGTTGTATGCGTGTGATTCCCGGCACCCACCGTCCCGGTATTCGAGATCACGGGAAATCTGGACAGGAAGGAAATCTGTTGAGCATCGATCAGGAAGTGCCGGTCAGCGAGGCTGAGGAGCAAAACGCCGTAGATCTGGTTCTGAAAGCAGGCGAAATATCAATCCATCACGGTACGTTGATTCATGGAAGCCTGCCCAATCAATCCACACGGCGGCGCTGTGGGTTGACAATTCGTTACATTCCTCCCCGGGTCAAGCAGGTTGAAAGGAATTCATTGGGACTTAGTTGGGCGACAATTTTGTTGCGTGGTGAAAACAGAGAGAAGAATTTTCCTGAACTTCCCAAACCATTCCCGATAAAGTAG
- a CDS encoding outer membrane protein transport protein produces the protein MKRLMKTTIAWVLIFTCFVLGSSIGVAQEEEIAVGNTFGLGARTMGMGGAFLAVADDFTTLYWNPAGLAQIRKFELFSGLSHSELGAETEFTRGRAAEADNSNTRPNSIGLVYPLYVNRGGFAFALGYNRPQNFDSEVAIQGLDPSSGSVFSGFDVDETTSKSGGMGIWSFGMGVFISKNILLGGSIDFWHGSSFTELNSAAEDINNIDPEVASFAFHDTMDRDYSGLSGRVGVLAFAGENVTLGGTVTLPADLEVSEVWEQQTIVQFDDGEEGVEGDGGSILYDIERPFEFGGGVAVKFLEKRLTLAGDIQFTDWTQTQYDPLPAEDAQNNFNRYYDSTTQVRIGAEYRIPGIEASVRVGYFSDPIPFQDREIDNDRDFLTIGIGKIFDQIIKIDIAYMRGSWAQSSDSLTESQTSNRVFVSTGYRY, from the coding sequence ATGAAAAGATTGATGAAAACCACCATTGCTTGGGTGTTGATATTCACCTGTTTTGTGTTGGGAAGCAGCATCGGAGTTGCGCAGGAGGAGGAAATTGCCGTCGGTAACACTTTCGGTCTTGGCGCAAGGACGATGGGGATGGGTGGGGCATTTCTCGCTGTTGCGGATGATTTCACGACACTGTATTGGAATCCGGCGGGACTCGCTCAGATTAGAAAGTTTGAGTTGTTTAGCGGCCTGTCACACAGCGAACTAGGTGCAGAAACAGAGTTCACTCGCGGCCGTGCTGCCGAAGCCGACAATTCGAACACTCGTCCCAACTCAATAGGCCTCGTGTATCCTTTATATGTCAATCGTGGAGGCTTTGCGTTTGCGCTCGGATATAATCGTCCTCAGAATTTTGATTCGGAGGTTGCCATTCAGGGACTAGACCCGTCTTCGGGTTCGGTGTTTAGCGGATTTGATGTGGATGAAACGACCTCTAAAAGCGGTGGCATGGGTATCTGGAGTTTTGGAATGGGTGTCTTTATATCAAAAAATATCTTGCTTGGTGGCTCAATAGATTTTTGGCATGGTTCAAGTTTCACCGAGTTAAATAGCGCGGCGGAAGACATCAATAACATTGACCCAGAAGTAGCAAGTTTCGCTTTTCACGATACTATGGACCGAGACTATTCAGGGCTAAGTGGTCGGGTCGGTGTGCTTGCTTTCGCCGGGGAAAATGTAACACTCGGTGGAACTGTTACGCTACCAGCAGACCTTGAGGTCAGCGAGGTATGGGAACAACAAACGATAGTGCAATTCGACGATGGTGAAGAAGGCGTGGAGGGTGATGGTGGATCAATCTTATATGATATTGAACGCCCGTTTGAGTTTGGTGGCGGTGTTGCTGTCAAATTCTTAGAAAAGCGTCTGACACTTGCCGGCGATATACAGTTTACAGACTGGACACAGACCCAATATGACCCACTACCAGCGGAAGATGCACAGAATAACTTTAATCGGTATTATGATAGTACTACGCAGGTTCGCATTGGTGCAGAGTATCGTATACCGGGAATCGAAGCCAGTGTACGCGTCGGTTACTTCAGTGATCCAATTCCGTTTCAAGATAGGGAGATAGACAACGATCGAGACTTTCTGACGATTGGGATAGGCAAAATCTTCGACCAGATTATCAAAATTGATATTGCTTACATGCGAGGTTCATGGGCGCAATCAAGTGATTCGCTCACAGAAAGCCAAACATCCAACCGGGTGTTCGTGTCTACGGGCTATCGATATTGA
- the rpsM gene encoding 30S ribosomal protein S13 — translation MARIAGVDLPRTKRIDIALTYIYGIGRQTASKMVEDLHIDPDKKSQDLDESEISRLRETINQDYKVEGDLRREVELNIKRLMDINSYRGLRHRRQLPARGQRTSTNARTRKGKAKTISVGRKAKEAARKGG, via the coding sequence ATGGCAAGAATTGCTGGTGTTGATCTACCCCGAACGAAGAGAATCGACATTGCCCTGACCTATATTTATGGGATTGGGCGCCAAACCGCTTCAAAAATGGTCGAGGATCTACATATCGATCCGGACAAAAAGTCCCAAGACCTTGATGAGTCCGAAATCAGCCGGTTAAGAGAAACGATTAACCAAGATTACAAGGTTGAAGGAGACCTACGACGCGAAGTTGAATTGAATATCAAAAGGTTAATGGATATCAACAGTTATCGTGGATTGCGCCACCGCCGGCAGTTACCTGCACGGGGACAGCGGACGAGCACTAATGCCCGGACGCGCAAAGGGAAAGCAAAGACGATTTCGGTCGGAAGAAAGGCAAAAGAAGCAGCGCGTAAGGGGGGTTAA
- a CDS encoding creatininase family protein, translating to MKREVRWERMFPDELEAALEECPVVYFCYGLCEPHGPQNAVGLDALKAHAIACRTARAHGGIVAPPDYWHIHEHGGYALWGNRTVGEVRPWLTAMPAWMHFKNICYHVRAADALGFHAAILLTGHYGPNWKDLKTLLEILQPHFGMRLYGLPDFEANQPGFDGDGKSGGDHAGKVETSLLWALEPDCVDVSRLPAPDAPGPHFAMGPTAHESDRQVGERMVTDEVQWLGAKAKELLDAYPESTPMRQPLTFDQIEEIWERDVRPRLKEFESMQSRWSDDEGPSQDSRWYAQWRVPDRG from the coding sequence ATGAAAAGAGAAGTGCGCTGGGAACGGATGTTCCCCGACGAACTAGAAGCTGCGTTAGAGGAGTGTCCAGTTGTCTATTTTTGCTACGGCTTGTGCGAACCCCACGGTCCCCAGAACGCAGTCGGGCTTGACGCTTTGAAAGCACACGCGATTGCGTGTCGAACAGCCCGTGCGCATGGCGGTATTGTTGCTCCACCCGATTACTGGCACATCCACGAACATGGCGGTTATGCACTCTGGGGAAATCGAACCGTCGGAGAGGTGCGTCCGTGGCTCACCGCAATGCCTGCATGGATGCATTTCAAGAACATCTGTTACCACGTCCGGGCAGCTGATGCCTTGGGATTTCATGCTGCTATCCTTTTGACGGGACACTACGGTCCCAACTGGAAAGACCTCAAAACTTTGCTTGAAATCCTCCAACCGCATTTTGGTATGCGTCTATACGGTCTGCCGGATTTTGAGGCGAATCAGCCCGGCTTCGATGGCGATGGTAAAAGTGGCGGCGACCATGCCGGTAAGGTCGAGACCTCGCTGTTGTGGGCATTAGAGCCGGATTGTGTTGATGTTTCACGCCTGCCAGCACCGGATGCGCCGGGTCCCCACTTCGCTATGGGACCGACCGCACACGAATCGGATCGTCAAGTTGGTGAACGAATGGTCACCGATGAAGTCCAGTGGCTTGGTGCCAAGGCGAAAGAACTTCTCGACGCCTACCCTGAATCGACACCTATGCGTCAGCCACTCACCTTCGATCAGATTGAAGAAATCTGGGAACGCGATGTGCGTCCGCGTCTAAAAGAATTTGAAAGTATGCAAAGCCGCTGGAGCGATGATGAAGGACCGTCGCAGGATTCTCGTTGGTACGCTCAATGGCGTGTACCGGACCGCGGCTAG
- the solA gene encoding N-methyl-L-tryptophan oxidase: MYDAIVIGAGVMGSATAYYLAKSGASTLVLEQFSRGHTFGSSHGDNRIIRLIYEKQFYTELMKHAYAEWREVEKESEKDLLFTTGSVIIGPEGHGYLHDMRVSLDAAGVESEWWNQRQLADRFPQFRIGDDVEVLWQKDTGFLYASACVLTYLELAEAHGAEVRENTPVIEINWQGTYPEVIANGERFQGKKVIVTAGGWTGQILNELNLPLTVTRQQVVYYRPTDANLFQRGRFPIFLDVTWNEVLYGFPVFGREGVKIARHGMGQPVSPDTCDRTPDPDYIEHLRSFMRERIPEAAGEALFAQVCLYTETPDEDFIIDTYPDCTNLVLATGFSGHGFKFASLVGRILSEMALEGKTGFDISPFQLARFEQ, encoded by the coding sequence ATGTATGACGCCATTGTGATCGGAGCAGGGGTAATGGGCAGTGCAACAGCCTATTATCTCGCTAAGTCGGGGGCAAGCACTTTGGTGCTAGAACAGTTTTCACGGGGGCATACCTTCGGCAGCTCCCACGGAGACAATCGTATCATCCGTCTGATCTACGAGAAGCAATTCTACACAGAACTGATGAAGCATGCCTATGCAGAATGGCGGGAAGTAGAAAAGGAGTCGGAGAAGGATCTGCTATTCACAACCGGCAGCGTGATAATCGGTCCCGAAGGACACGGTTATCTCCATGATATGCGCGTGAGCCTTGATGCTGCCGGCGTCGAGTCCGAATGGTGGAACCAACGACAACTGGCAGACCGCTTCCCGCAATTCAGGATCGGAGACGATGTGGAAGTTTTGTGGCAGAAGGACACCGGTTTTCTCTACGCTTCAGCGTGCGTTTTGACCTATCTAGAACTCGCCGAAGCACACGGAGCGGAGGTTCGGGAGAATACGCCGGTAATAGAGATTAACTGGCAGGGAACATATCCTGAAGTGATTGCAAACGGGGAACGTTTTCAAGGGAAAAAAGTGATTGTGACCGCGGGGGGTTGGACCGGACAGATCCTTAATGAATTGAACCTCCCGTTAACCGTAACACGGCAGCAGGTTGTTTATTATCGACCAACCGATGCGAACCTGTTTCAGCGGGGCAGATTTCCGATTTTTCTCGATGTAACGTGGAATGAGGTTTTGTATGGATTCCCCGTTTTTGGGCGTGAAGGCGTGAAGATTGCGCGACACGGCATGGGGCAGCCGGTGTCCCCAGATACGTGCGATCGGACGCCCGATCCAGACTACATCGAGCATCTCCGTTCTTTTATGCGTGAACGCATCCCCGAAGCTGCCGGCGAGGCACTTTTCGCGCAGGTTTGTCTCTACACGGAAACACCCGACGAAGATTTCATTATCGACACATATCCAGATTGCACAAATCTTGTTTTAGCAACTGGATTCTCCGGTCACGGTTTCAAGTTCGCCAGCCTTGTCGGACGTATACTTTCGGAAATGGCACTTGAGGGTAAAACAGGCTTTGACATCAGCCCATTTCAGTTGGCGCGCTTTGAGCAATAG
- a CDS encoding aldo/keto reductase — translation MKYRTFGQTGLKVSEIGIGAFPISGVQQQTDGTRTGWTGTDEQQSIALIHRAEELGVNLIDSAESYGAGHSEEVVGQALQGRRDKWIIATKVSPNGGLDANDPDLPAQAKKRIVEAVEGSLKRLDTDYIDIYQLHAIPLDGAMPAVMEALAQLRDEGKIRWYGVSTNDREAIDKLQGLGEIYMLQIGYNLLERDADELLHFAKQESIGTLIRVPLAKGMLTGKYFQSSEIPKEDIRYERFNRPGSIDAFKRLPALSFLAENTGRTMVQAALRFTLDHPGTSCVIAGAKTMQQIEQNVASVNVPPIAESELQRAFAIADTIQTPNWSAN, via the coding sequence ATGAAGTATCGAACGTTTGGTCAAACAGGTCTCAAAGTTTCAGAGATCGGGATCGGCGCGTTTCCGATCTCTGGTGTACAACAACAGACGGATGGCACACGAACAGGTTGGACAGGCACCGACGAGCAGCAGTCAATCGCACTCATCCATCGTGCGGAAGAACTTGGTGTGAACCTGATTGATTCCGCAGAGAGTTACGGTGCCGGTCATAGCGAGGAAGTTGTCGGGCAGGCGTTGCAGGGGAGACGGGATAAATGGATTATCGCCACCAAAGTCAGTCCAAACGGCGGCTTGGACGCGAACGATCCGGATCTGCCGGCGCAAGCGAAAAAGCGAATCGTTGAAGCAGTCGAAGGGAGCCTAAAACGGCTGGACACAGATTATATTGACATCTATCAACTTCATGCCATTCCGTTGGACGGGGCGATGCCGGCTGTCATGGAGGCGTTGGCACAGTTGCGGGATGAGGGCAAGATCCGTTGGTACGGTGTTTCGACGAATGATCGGGAGGCGATTGATAAACTCCAGGGCTTGGGTGAGATTTACATGCTGCAAATTGGCTACAATCTGCTTGAACGCGATGCCGACGAACTGCTTCATTTCGCCAAGCAGGAGAGTATCGGCACGCTCATCCGTGTTCCATTGGCGAAGGGGATGTTGACGGGCAAGTATTTCCAGAGCAGCGAAATCCCGAAAGAGGATATACGTTATGAGCGTTTTAATCGGCCGGGGTCAATTGATGCCTTCAAGAGACTGCCGGCGCTCAGTTTCCTCGCAGAGAACACAGGACGCACAATGGTTCAAGCAGCGCTACGTTTTACGCTTGACCACCCCGGCACCTCTTGCGTCATCGCCGGTGCGAAAACAATGCAACAGATTGAACAGAACGTAGCTTCCGTCAATGTGCCACCGATCGCCGAGTCTGAACTGCAAAGGGCATTCGCCATCGCCGACACGATTCAGACACCCAATTGGAGCGCGAACTGA
- the rplQ gene encoding 50S ribosomal protein L17 translates to MRHRKMGRKLGRTSGHRKALFSNQATALFEHEQIRTTLPKCKELRRIAEKLITLARRGDLHARRQAAKVIHDHDVLQKLFDDLGPRYQDRNGGYTRIIRGELRRSDAAQMAYIQLVE, encoded by the coding sequence ATGCGTCACCGGAAAATGGGAAGGAAACTGGGGAGAACAAGCGGACATCGCAAGGCGTTGTTTAGCAACCAAGCCACCGCATTATTCGAGCACGAACAGATTCGCACAACCTTGCCAAAGTGCAAAGAACTCAGGCGGATCGCTGAAAAACTGATTACGCTCGCTAGACGAGGGGATTTACATGCACGCCGTCAGGCCGCCAAGGTTATCCACGACCACGATGTTTTGCAAAAGTTGTTCGATGATCTTGGCCCCCGTTATCAAGACCGTAATGGCGGATATACCCGTATCATCAGAGGTGAACTAAGACGTAGCGATGCCGCACAAATGGCATATATTCAACTGGTAGAATAG